A stretch of DNA from Salmo trutta chromosome 12, fSalTru1.1, whole genome shotgun sequence:
ACAAACAATCCACCATTGCAAATATAGCACATGGGACAGAAATCGCAGTGAGAGATTGTTCCCCCTTTACCACACTACCTTGCTTTCCCACCCCTTAGTGTGGAGTTGTATGTGAAAAACGGAATGCACAATACTCTGCCTCAGTTTGGAACATTCTGTTCTcagtgtagaatacagtacagaTGTTATCTAGCCAGTGAGCACTACACCACCGCCTTAAAACAACCAAAAGGACTGTATGTTGACTGATCAGCAACAAACTGTGCAAACTTTCACATTTGTTCAGATATAATTACTGTAATGCTTAATTccaaaattatattttataagAAGACACAGGAACACTAGGATATCCCATTCTCTAAGGTTATCCTAGGTTATGTAATCCTAAATTCTGTGCCATATTAAGCATACAACATCTTATGGTTGTGTATGTACATCCAGGATATTTCAAATCATGGTATCATGTGAACAAGGCAATTACCTATTCACTGTTTGCAATGCAATTGCATTTTTCTAATCATATCTATAGCCTAACACATGACCAATTGTATTTGAATTATTAGACTACCTGAATACTACTTGTAGCCACACCAATCTGCTTTCAAGCCATAGTATGCTTGAATACTTAGATGGCATTTGACAATTCAAGCCCGATGTCAGAATCAAGCTTTTTTTTAAACTGATGTAATGGACATGGCATTACATCAGCAATATTAAAATGTAGGCTACAGCGGCACCTGCTGGATGTAAGTGCAACTGCAGCAACATTAAAAacagaaaatgtatttttcatCCTCAGGTTGAGAGGTCAGTTGAAGACGAACATTTATCATGAATTCAAATCTGGCAAGCCAATAAAGTGCACATAATTAGATTGAATTGCTTTTATTGAGTGGTACCTTGAATACATATGTGTGCTAGAGCCAAGATGACGTCAAACGAGTAATGTGGAGTGTGCAGCCCCATCAGACAGGCTAACCCAGATCAGACAAACTGTCCCAGGGGAAATCTCCTCTTTGCTTTTGAGTCTTCAACTTGTCTCATTTATTTCTCATCTATGTCTTGAGTTGAGAACTGCATGACACCAAAGCTGGTTACTACATAATAGACCATCTCTGATAACACTATGGGTGTTTACAAAGACGACATTGAGACAGTTTGTGTTTGTTCAAGCAAAAAAAGTCAATTTTCAAAGACCTAGGGCACAAGAGGTGAATTCACACGATGTTCTTCTGTGAATGAAGTCTAGAAACAACTATTGAGGCTAATGCCTAATTAATACTAGGCAGCAGTGCATGAGCACATTAAACCATGCATTAGCTACAAGTGGTGCCACAACACTGGTCTGAGTTCATTGATGGTGCATGTTTAAATGCCTGCAGTCAAACAAAGATGTGTAATAATTGGAGTACACACCTCCTTTGCACTGTGAAACTCGACATTACACATCCTATAGTATAATTCAGACGATTtcttaatatttaaaaaaatatatgacatTGAAACATTTCATTGCACAGGGTGGAATCATTAACCAATTTTGTTACGATTTAACATTTCGTCTGTTCATAATGCACCCTCATCAACATCTGAGAAATCAAGACATTAGAACACAATCGATATTGTTTACGAATTATCATAATCGTGGGTAGCTTCTTACATACTCAAAATTCCCCTAGCGTTTTTGGTCTGCACTAACCGCTCATGGAAAGACACATGTAACATAACTGGTAGACTTTAGTTCTTGGTTTCCAAGATGAGGTCTGTACAGATCAAAAGTTTCCAGTGATATTCAGTGTCCACTACATGGGTGTTTTCATGCACTGCAGAAATGCACTGTTAAGTTACAAATCTGGGGAGTGCCTAGCTGTTGCAACGGAAGGAAACACTGGCACTGCACAATGTTACATATAGATATGCATAGTTACATATAGATATGtaaagtatacaaaacattaggaacaactgctctttccatgacacggcatccaggtgaaagctttgatcccttattgctatcacctaaaaaaaaaatctgcttcaaatcagtgtagctgaaagggaggagacaggttaaaggaggattttcaagccttgagacacggtttgtgtgtgtgccattcagagggtgattgTGCAAGgctaaatatttaagtgtctgaccagcgtatggtagtaggtggcaggcacaccagtttgcgtgtgtcaagaactgcaaagctgctgggtttttcatgcttaacagtttcctgtgtgtatcaagaatggtccaccacccaaaggacatccagccaactagacacaaccgtaggaagcattggagtcaacatgagcaaGCATCCCTGTGGGACGCTTGACACAATGTAGTCGATGcaccaacgaattgaggctgttctgagggcagaaggtggtgcaactcaatattaggaaggtgttcctaatgttttgtacccttGGTATATGTATATTGGAGATAGTTGCTCAGACTGGAACAGGACATCCTAGAACCAAAACACAACCTCTTTCACTTTCCCCCCTTTCCTCCCCACTTATCCATACAATTGTCCCAATATTATTCTATAATATTATAAACTTACGGTAGTTATTACCAGATCAATGGGGCACCAGGCACCACTAGACATACCACCTCAAATAAATATGGGTTTCCATGCAATAGCTCTATCTATTTTGTAACTCTTAATCAAAATATCTCAAATAGGTTGTCTCTCTAACTTACTTTGTTGCGCCAcacacgtgcgcgcacacacacacacacacacacacacacacacacacacacacacacacacacacacacacacacacacacacactaggccatGCTTGGGAAACACACTGGTCAGTGAAGGGGACAGAGAATGTTCTTGAAGTTTGGCATGGAGGGCTCCGTCTTTCtggaacacacacaaatacacacacatggacaaaGAGTTGGCCACATGTCAATGTGTTTGCAGCATTGGACCCCTTCCTCGGCTTGTCCATCAGTCCCTCAGCTCTGCCCTCCAGTGATGTCACAGTCCCAGGGGTGGAGCCTTAGAAGATCTCAGGGCATTGGCTCCAGTCCTGTCTGTCTTTGGCCTCCCAGTATCCACCCCTGTACACGTAAGTGCTTTCCCCCGTTGAATCATCTGTCCTCCTCTCAAACCACAGTGGCTGGAAGCCCTCGATGTCTTGGCCTAAGTAGTCagagacacaaacatacacagatgTAACTCAATATGGGTAACATCTTGCTGACATACACTGTATTGCAATTGTCACACTTTTGCTTCCTAGTTTCTATACTGTAATCTCTCTTGTCCTTTATCAAGTCCTTTATCAAGTCCTTTTACTACCCTCCTCACCTTCCTCCAGGACCTGTGTTGCTTGtgcctccctcttcctcctctccagccTCTGTCGTTCCTCCAGACGCTGTTTGTGGGCGTTGGCCTCGTCCCATAGCCCCGCCTCCATCAGCCGTTGGTCGGGCCTCAGGCGGCTGTCAGTCGGGGCCACGCCCTCCTCAGGCTCGTTCAGGGTCAGGGCCAGGGAGGAGAAGAAGTGCATGTTCTCAGAATTCTCCCTGGGGAGTGGAGAGAAAACACTGAGGTGAGACAGATAGATAggatggacagagggagagggcgaGTAGCGACGGGTAGTGATGTGGGAGTAAGAAGTGTCGTAAGGATGCAAGAGGAGTGGAATCAAAAAGGTTGTATAAATAGGTTTACGTGCTTAAGGCTGACTTGATAATATGCAGGCAGGTTGATCTTACGGGAGAGGGTATTTCTTCCACAGCACTTTGGGCTGGAGGGTCTGATAGAGGGTCTTCTGTTTGCCCTCTGACCCTCCACATCCCCGGCTACTCTCCACTATCTTGGCACTCTCCATCTTGTCGTCCCAGGTCCCAGACAGAATGTGATGGGCCGTGCCCTCGCTGTCTGCTACCACACCTGTCACCTGGAGTCACAAcatcagagggagggaggagacattGAGGATGTGGGAAGGACTGCCCCTGTTTCTAAAACCATAGATTTACCTTGCGTGAGAGGTCTCTGGAGAAATAACTGTAAGGGACAAACTTGAGGTGGCAGGTGTCCTTGGTCCTGTGGTTGACTATTTCAATGTCCCCAGACTACAAAGAGAAAAACACAGGCTATTTGTCCCATGCCACAGGCTGATGATTCTCCTGGTGGAAATTAGCTTCAGCATTATCTACACACTGTCAACAATATGATTACAAAATACTTCTGGTTTATCAATGTTAGCAATATATCATAATCATTACTATTGGTGTCATTAATCCTGAGGGACAATGTTGAGAGTGAGGACAGCAAAGCAggacagggagggatggagatagATAGACGGGAAAAAACAGATTGGATTGTGTTTTTGGCAAACATGGAGACCTGATGATTCATGCAGACATAATGAGAGAGCAGAGTGAGGCAGATTCTCTACAACACCgcccaccacaggaggctgctgaggggaggacagctcataataatgtccggaatgaagtgaatggaatcaaacacatggaaaccatgtcgctgtctctgcctggccggttcccctctctccactgggattatctgcctctaaccctattacaggggctgagtcactggcttactattgctcttccatgccgtccctaggaggggtgcgtcacttgagtgggttgagtcactgacgtgatcttcctgtctgggttggtgcccccctttgggttgtgccgtggcggagatctttgtgggctatactcggtttgtctcaggatggtaagttggtggttgaagatatccctctagtggtgtgggagctgtgctttggcaaagtgggtcgggttatatcctgcctgtttcgccctgtctgggggtatcgtcggatggggccacagtgtctcccgacccctcctgtctcagcctccagaattaatgctgcagtagtttatgtgtcggagggctagggtcagtctgttatatctggagtatttctcctgtcttatccggtgtcctgtgtgaatttaagtatgttctctctaaatctctctctctctctctttctttctttctttctttctttctttctttctttctttctttctctcactatcggaggacctgagccctaggaccatgcctcaggactacctggcctgatgactaattgctgtccccagtccacctggccgtgctgctgctccagtttcaactgttctgcctgcggctatggaaccctgacctgttcaccgggcgtgctacctgtcccagacctgctgtgttcaacactctagagacagcaggagcggtagagatactctgaatgatcagctatgaaaagccaactgacatttactcctgaggtgctgacctgttgcaccctcgacaaccactgtgattattattatttgaccctgctggtcatctatgaacatttgggcaacgttctgttataatctccacccggcacagccagaagaggactggccacccctcataacctggttcctctctaggtttcttcctaggttctggcctttctagggagtttttgccagccaccgtgcttctacacctgcattgcttgctgtttggggttttaggctgggtttctgaacagcacttttgagatatcagctgatgtaagaagggctttataaataaatttgatttgtttgatgTATTCGATACCATTCCACCCCAGTCATTACTGCGACCCCATCCTCCCCAATGAAGCTGCCCCAACCTCCTGTGCCgcacttcatttgatcactcttttgttgctgagaattgtcATGCGCCGCAGGAAATGCAAAACAACTTTGTgttttacataaattcactgaaaacccagtTACATTAAGAGAATTGCACTTTTCATGCAGCCTACTTTTTGCCAGCCaatagcctaaccaccaatcAAGCACCATTAAGGACGaaatgttcaaatcctgttgctgcaggattacttAGCTGTGACAATATAGGTATTTTTTTTTGTTCATCCTACATTTGTATATAAACAATAGGGATAAACGGACTGtatacaaatacacaaacactcaTTAAATATGTGAGACACTCACCTGGTCAATCCACAGTTTGCCCACTATGATGTTGTGCACCGTGGAGGTGACTTTGCCCCACACATAGTGATTCCCACTGGAGTGGAACTGCAGGTGGATGCAGCCTAGAGAGAAAGATAATTCAAATAAACAACATTATACAAAATGTCTAATTAAGATGGATTTTAAATAGCTATGTGACATGATTCTGTATATGTAACCAGTATTTAGTGCATATTGGAGGACAATGTATGTAATGGGTATGCACGGCACACCTAATGGCATTACAGAGATGTATTTCCCTCTGAACTTGCTGTCGATAGTGATCTCCTGCCACAGGGTCCAGCCTCGCTGTGACGTCACATGGTGGGCGGCGGCTGGGGGGTGGTGACTGACctgagagagcaggaggaggagggtgacgTCATCAGTAGGGCGTGGGCCATTCTGTTTGTCTCTGTGCATCTTAGACATACATGTTTCAGAGAGAGAGCGTGCCGGGGTGTTCCGGTGTGTGTGCTGTGTCTGACCTGCTCGCAGATGGAGCGGTAGCCGAAGTCGTCCAGCCGGTCCAGCTCGTAGGTCTCCCCCAGCAGGGGGTTGAAGGGCTTGGCAGTGCGGTGGATGGTGGTGGAGTAGGAGGACACAGAGAAGGCTGCCACCAGGCACATCTGCTCCAGAGACGATTCGCAGCGAGACGCCCGGTCTAGCAGGTCACTGTACTCTAGATCCTCAGTCAGACGCTGCAGCATCGACAGGGGCTCGTTGAAGTTTACCTGAGGTCACACACGCAGGCAGACACATGTTGGAGTTGCGTCCTGCGTTTAATACACAAACACTAGTACAGACCGTATAATCACTTCTCGTTTCTCTTACAGGCATGGGGATCTTGGACAGCTCCTTGCCGATgcagttcttcatgatgctcCACAGGTTGAGGGAGtagttgggtttgtttgggatgcGGCTCCGTCTAACTCTACGCAGCTGCACGTTGTTGGAGCCAGAGTCCTGAGGAACACATGCATGGTCAACCACGGTTAATCGGGTAAGCGGAGGTATTACAGGATAGACCTCAACAAATCTTATTTCACCCTAAAGTATTGTATCATACAATCCCTGAGGCCCTaaggcagggttccccaactggtgtcCCACGGGCGCTTTTATTggcccccccccccaagttttctgagcaaaaaacgTATTCCCACACATACGAGACACGTGaccgtatacaaatgtaagcaaggtttaaaTTTAATAGGTTTTAATCAAACATTTtatatgtttgggcttcttgcggttaATTTGCAGTTTTACAAtaatacaaatgatttgtaattaggTTCCGGTCCCCCGACCATCCACTCATGAAAAAGAAAatggcccgcggctgaatctagttgatgatccctgccctaAGGTAAGATGACCTTGTCTATGGTTTACTAAACCTCTGTATGTAAAGAGGTGGTAAAGCATAAGACTGCAGACTCACATTCTCATTGTGGCTCCATTCATTATTGGGTAATCCTCCACTCATGATACTCTGGTTACTGCCGGAGCgtctgaaacacaaacacactataaCTACcatatacacaaaacacagtcaaaTGAATTCATTATACATAATAAAGCCTAATGAATTATGCTGGCATCGTCAGATTACATCGCTATATGAATGAACTCTACTTGGTCCCATCATCAGTAGAGATAAGGTCATTGACCCTGACTGAGGAAAATTCTGGTTCTGAATCTGATGCAACACATGTAATAACTAATGTTTCAACAGCAAGCTTCCTTCATCAGGGTTTCATCCCAGTGACCCTGACTGACCTGTGCTGGGTGTGGTCAGAGGCAGTCACTGTGATGAAGGCAGGGGAGTCCTCCATGGCATCAAAGAACTCTGTGTCTTCATTCTCATCACTGGCATCCCCCTCCTGCGTTCTCTCACCTCCGTCTGCCAGATACACAGGAAAATTACAGTTTGAGttagggtgtttttgtttgtgtaGATCTTATTTCTCAAACCGAACTGCATTTATGCTACAATAAATGAAATTCTGAAAGATAAACCAGCGACATCCCACTATGAATGCAGTGCCagggatgaccagaggagggacAGTTTCTTGTGAGATTCCAATCCATACCAAGCAATAACCTGCACCAAACTACCACGGTAGGAGCTTAAACCATTGAGTGTATTCTAATCTTAATCAAATATGAGAGAACAGACTGGTGTGTGTGCGCGCCGCTGACCTGGGTGTGTGCTGGGAGCCTCTCTCCAGGCCCTCTCCAGGCTGTTGTGCTGCTTGGCTAGCTGTTCAATAGTCTCCTCCAGGTGGTGGCGCTGTTCTCTCTCATACTGCAGGGCTCTCTGCCACCTCCGGCTGTGTGTCTCTGCTACGTCCAGGAAGTCCCGACAGGCCTGAGACCATACAGAGGAGAGGGCAGCCACAGAGGTGACAATATATCAATGACACCTCTAAAGGTACAGAGCATAGCTACAACACACAGTCCAATATAATAAACACTCCTATTGATCATGGCATTAAGAGTTCTTATTGTTGTATTGATCAAAGCAGTAGGATGACTACAAGCATTGGTTATACTGAAAAATTGATTGAAGTAGCCAGTAGGCGTTGTACTGAAATGTTGGCAAAGTGTTAGCAAAGTGAGTCAGTCCTCACATTGATCATAGCATTGGAGGTGATGCGGAAGAGTGTGGCACGCTCGTTGACAGTCTTGAGTTTGTCGGTGCCGTCGGTGGCCGTGCGCAGGTCCTCGAGCTCGCTGAGGGATCGCTGCAGGGCGGTGCCGTGTTTGCCGATTAGCTCGTTGCAGGTGCTCAGGTCGTCCAGCTTACTGGCCAGAGTCTTCAGAGCCCCCTGGGTCAGGGCTCGGTCAGGCTGGGGCAGTGGGGCCTCGTCTCCAGAGTCATCTGTACAGACAGAGGGTGGTAGAGATGGTTAGAGGGAGCAGCACTGAATTTGTTCCATTCATTCAGGCATTTGCTTACAAAGCCATATTCTTAGAATAGCATTTATAGAGTCAATCTGCAAGTGGAGAAGACATTATGATTGATTTGAAGGGCGGAATGTGTTCTTTCCTTTCGTGCCCTCGGACGGTCATACAGTTTCCATTATGGACGAGAAGATGaggtagagatactgtagacaATTATAATTGTGATGCAGGCGGAGATAAAACAATAACTTCTCACTGACAAAGAGATATGGAGACAAAGATGGAGAGATACTACAGAGATGTGAAGTTATGTATGGGAATAGATTGAGTGTGAG
This window harbors:
- the LOC115204195 gene encoding oxysterol-binding protein 2 isoform X2, with translation MAHTCRGTISLTTAHIEVGDACHLVLTSGGRSYHLKATSDGESQRWVSALQQAKANASHMMHQSDDSGDEAPLPQPDRALTQGALKTLASKLDDLSTCNELIGKHGTALQRSLSELEDLRTATDGTDKLKTVNERATLFRITSNAMINACRDFLDVAETHSRRWQRALQYEREQRHHLEETIEQLAKQHNSLERAWREAPSTHPDGGERTQEGDASDENEDTEFFDAMEDSPAFITVTASDHTQHRRSGSNQSIMSGGLPNNEWSHNENDSGSNNVQLRRVRRSRIPNKPNYSLNLWSIMKNCIGKELSKIPMPVNFNEPLSMLQRLTEDLEYSDLLDRASRCESSLEQMCLVAAFSVSSYSTTIHRTAKPFNPLLGETYELDRLDDFGYRSICEQVSHHPPAAAHHVTSQRGWTLWQEITIDSKFRGKYISVMPLGCIHLQFHSSGNHYVWGKVTSTVHNIIVGKLWIDQSGDIEIVNHRTKDTCHLKFVPYSYFSRDLSRKVTGVVADSEGTAHHILSGTWDDKMESAKIVESSRGCGGSEGKQKTLYQTLQPKVLWKKYPLPENSENMHFFSSLALTLNEPEEGVAPTDSRLRPDQRLMEAGLWDEANAHKQRLEERQRLERRKREAQATQVLEEGQDIEGFQPLWFERRTDDSTGESTYVYRGGYWEAKDRQDWSQCPEIF
- the LOC115204195 gene encoding oxysterol-binding protein 2 isoform X1, which translates into the protein MSEPGKSLLSSPTSSGGQPAGSDTYKGWLYKWTNYLKGYQRRWFVLSNGLLSYYRTQAEMAHTCRGTISLTTAHIEVGDACHLVLTSGGRSYHLKATSDGESQRWVSALQQAKANASHMMHQSDDSGDEAPLPQPDRALTQGALKTLASKLDDLSTCNELIGKHGTALQRSLSELEDLRTATDGTDKLKTVNERATLFRITSNAMINACRDFLDVAETHSRRWQRALQYEREQRHHLEETIEQLAKQHNSLERAWREAPSTHPDGGERTQEGDASDENEDTEFFDAMEDSPAFITVTASDHTQHRRSGSNQSIMSGGLPNNEWSHNENDSGSNNVQLRRVRRSRIPNKPNYSLNLWSIMKNCIGKELSKIPMPVNFNEPLSMLQRLTEDLEYSDLLDRASRCESSLEQMCLVAAFSVSSYSTTIHRTAKPFNPLLGETYELDRLDDFGYRSICEQVSHHPPAAAHHVTSQRGWTLWQEITIDSKFRGKYISVMPLGCIHLQFHSSGNHYVWGKVTSTVHNIIVGKLWIDQSGDIEIVNHRTKDTCHLKFVPYSYFSRDLSRKVTGVVADSEGTAHHILSGTWDDKMESAKIVESSRGCGGSEGKQKTLYQTLQPKVLWKKYPLPENSENMHFFSSLALTLNEPEEGVAPTDSRLRPDQRLMEAGLWDEANAHKQRLEERQRLERRKREAQATQVLEEGQDIEGFQPLWFERRTDDSTGESTYVYRGGYWEAKDRQDWSQCPEIF